GCAGCAAGGTCCACCGACTCAAATCGGACTGCCTCCCCAGGTAGCTCAGGGTCACATGGGCCCTTCGTCGGGGCCGGTAGCTCCAGGAAGTCACGTGACGCCCACTGGACCTGTGGTCGGACTACCATCGCAAATGGGATCGCAGCAACCGTCTACTCTGCCTGGTACTTCTCCGATGCTGATCGGTGCTCAGTCCACGAGTTTCATTCAAGGTCCCGCTGGCTGCCAGAGTGCTAGCAGCGGACCCATTCCCGTGACGAGCCAAGGTCTACCCGGCGGCCCTCCTCAGGGATCCGGCGTACCGACGATGCAAAGTATGGCTCAAATGCCAACAGCGCAGTCGATACCGTATCAGCCCGCTCCAGTCCCAACTACAGTCAGCGAAGCTCCGCAAGAGCCGGAGGATACGAAACCCAGGACAGCGGAGCTGATCTCTTTTGACTGAACGAATGGAAGAACATTACTTACCCTCGACGGTACTCGAGGTAATGGAAATGATCGTCCTACTTacctaaattaaaaaacatcgactttaataattataaatttcaactGTACGGTCGCGCATTTTACTCAATGAAATTTTGTGTCTGGCAAAAAAACTGTCATTTTATGTCTATTAACTGTTAACATAATACTAACAATACgtgtttctgaaaaatatattaaggcAGCGTAAGATGTGTGTGAGGGAAAATTACATTAGCAGAATACGCTAACGCGAGAGGCAAGATCGTGCTACGTGCTAGTTTTATACTATGCAATTTATGATACCAAAACAAAGCTGTTTCTTGCTACATTATTCCTCTAAAAGCAAATCGTTTATAATAGATATACCTATATGTACAGGATATGTTCTAATATATGAAACGAAATAAAGGTCGgtttctataatattaataataatctagcaattttaattaccTGTACATCCAAGTTTTGAGTGTCTTCAAGATTCTCTTCACATGCaaggaaatttatattactttatatcttaaatatgcatataaataattaatgctatACTTCGAGATAGCGCGCAatatttcctttattttttaaattatagaaaatcatAACCAACAGGGATATATGTACATGAATTAATTACAAGAATTGTTGTACAGTTTACCGTTGAAGTGATACTTTGTTAAATAGCGCAGACAAATTGTGTTGTTTATGCGAGACCATCTCGTTTATAAGACAGCCTCAGTAAGTGGTccaacgtaaaataaaattctagtTCAGCGTTATTTAACATGTTTTCTgttctccttattctttccaaGATCAGTCATACAAGGAGAACTTTTATTTgcacatataataaattcatctgACACTTGCTTCTAATCGCTCTTCAATCATCACATATTTgctaaaaatatcataaaaattaaaacttgtgTGTGCTATCATCTggttataataagataaaatattgcacTAGAATAATTTcctgttaaattaattaaataaagccGTTCTTTAATTCCATCCTTTAAAGTTTCTGAAAAATGTACTCGcccattaaattattttgaattacTAGATTGCTAAATTGAACCTTGCTATGGTAATCACACAGTTTCGACTTGACCCTTCCTACGGGGCTTCGCTTCCTGTCCCTGCGGAGACGTGAAAGACGTTTCTTCAGAATGTTTCCTAATCACAGACGAAGATTCGCCGTTACCCGAGCAAGTGGCACCTTGGCTGTCCCTCCTTTCCGCACACATGTGTGCTATGTTCAATCCATTTGACGTGAGAGACGTCTTGCGAATTCGCATGTCCTCCAGAGGAATCTCCTCGCTCCGCGGCCTTGGCATCTTGGGCGAACTGTCTCTGGATCGCAAACCGTTCTCGTGGACCTCGCTTGAATTTGCCTCATCGCGCTTGGCGCTCGAGGATGCCGTCGGTCTGGCGTTTTCCCTGCGCATCTGAGCCGCAAATCCAGGAACTTTGTTCACCGTAAACATCGGTCGCGCTTGGTCCTTCTGCGGTCTCTGACCACGTCCTATACCTAGAAGGAATCCATCGATTAATCACAAAGACTCTAATCAATTTCGACTTTCAACCTACGTTCGTGTCGTAAACTACGCAGCGCATAGTTTGGCGGCGTCGAGCAATGGGGCATGCTTGTTGGTATGTCCAACAATCGGGCAATCTGGTTCATCTTCTTCTGTCTGGCTTTTATGCGTCCCTTCGTCAGCCTAAATTATTCGACGGGTTTAATTGGGTTGGACTGAACAACGGCGATTTTGCTCTAAGCTTGCTTTTAAGAAACCGACCTTTGTTTGGCGGCCATACATCGAATGTGATCGTCGAAAATGAACTTGGCCGACAGCAACGGTATACGATTGCCCGTGCTGCTGCTCAACGGTTTGTAGATTGTTAGATGCAGGCATCTCGAGTCATCCTTGTCTCCGGCCACGTCGATATCTTGTAGGAAACCAACTAATTTCGCGACGCCCCATCCGAGCTTGCTAGTATCGGGCTCCACGAGAATCAATTGCACAACGTCGATGACCAAAAAACGGCGAATCTTTTGGCCGTCTTTCCACACCACGGTACATGCGATCAAGTCGCTGTTATCTACAAAGAAATAAGCagtctatatatattattcgtaATCGCAACTGaggataaataatatcttatcaCGCATTGATTTCGTTATTTTCCGAGATTAATTAACGACTACACGATGAGAcgaataatttttacttaGGTCAAGAACGTTGTTCACTTGTACGCAGTTAGCCGGATTAGTCAGCGGTAATTGAGTCTCCACCTCCATGTTGAGCGTTAACGACAGTTCCCTTATCAAGAAGAATACCCTTATTGCACGTCGCGCTCTTTCCACCTGCACAATCGTTTCATCTTTTCATAGTAAATTGGAATAAATGCTACAAAAGCTACACGGTATGTCTGTTATGTCCATTACCGCCTATTATGTCTGCTATCTCTAGCATGTACATACCTCACCACACGGCAGTCTCTTACTAAATTCAATTCCAGTCATGGGCGTGCCTGTGGGAGGTAATAGGATATTGCTGTCCATCATCAGCCACTCGACATTCAACGGACGTTTCTGTATCTCGCTGTATTCGTCCTCGAACATGTCCAAGAAGATGTCCTCGCTCTGACGATAAATGAGATTAATATTTCCTTGTCGAAATAGGTTTGTAAGAGTTGCATTGCAAGAGCATTCGCACACCTTGTAAAAGTTTTTGAGCAGAGACGTGCTTTGCTCCTTCGCCGCTTCAATGGCCGCCAGATGCGATTCTCGTAGCAAGCATTGTCCTTCAGACATCGTCAGTTGCGTCAGCAGCTTGATAGTTAACTCCAATGTGACGAGTCTCACTTTGGCATCTGATGAGGAATAGACATTCTCGTAAAAATGGGACCAACGTGTGTTACATTCGCGGCAGGAATACTGATGCAACTCACTCGTTTGGCAACTCAAAGTTATAATATGGATCAATCTATCCATGAGTAGTTCATTGTAGGAATTTTTCGTAGACGCGTTGTGAAATGGGGACAAAATTACGTCCAGAGTTTTGCGACTTATACCCTTGCGAATAAATGAATTTGTTAGCTTAactatttcataaaatactcGACGTAGCTCGACAGATTTCTCGCAGAATtcgaataatgaaataattacctGATTATTGACTAATGCATACAACAGACAAAGCGCGAACAATGCAGCGTAATCATTTTCCACGCACAGCAAGGAATTGACTATTGTTTCTAGGAATGGCTTCTTCGCTAGAGATTCGAATATGTCATTCTGACATTGATGAGGCAACGAAGGGCTCTCCAATGCTAAGCGCTGTTCCTTTTCCTCGTCCGTCACATTTAACTGCTTAATTTCTTCTAAATCGTCTTCGCTCGGAACGCTCGTGTCCAACGATGTATTCATAAGAACAGGGGTATTTACCATTGAAGCAGCATCGAAGGACGTGCTAGGGTGATTAGATTCCTGCAATTCGTCAATTGCGTTGTCAGTGTCCGTCGCTTCTCTTTCACTATTTTCCACGTCGCCCTCCTCGTTGCAAAGTTCCTCGGACGTTGACAAAGTCTCGCTCGGAGTGTCGAGAGACTTCTCTTTCAGCGGCGAGAAAGTTATAGACTTGCTCGGCGTTACATTCCCGAATTTTTTGAGAACCCTATTGGTTCCAGTTTGGATCGTATCCAAGTCAGACATGAGCATTACGGCCGCTAACGTATGTACAAGAGGCCCGTGCGACACTATCAAAAAGACTTGAGAAAGTAGAAAAAGGGCTATTACGACACTGACGTGTTTTTTCTCATCCTGAAAGACAAAGCAATTACCACCTGTGAGGAGAGATtgcgagagataaaaaaagatatgatTCCTACCTGAGTTTGGCACAGAATGTTCTTTTGTTTCGTCATAGAATAGACGTACAGTGGTACTAACAGCTTGTGCAATAAATGTTCTGATAAGACTTTATTCAAGTCCGGTATATTCAAGCAGAGAATATCGTTCAGATAATGCAAGTGATCCAGATGTTCCGCAACCAAGTCCGACAATCTGTTTTGACTTTGATGGCTGGAAGGGAGCACACTTTATCGACAACTTCGGAAAAGAAGACGGGTAACGTCGATACTTACTCAGCGTCATTCCGGATGCAGGTGTCCAATTCAATGATATGATCGCCAATGAACCACACGAGATTACTAAAATACGGTGCAGCAGTACGATCCCTTATGAAAGCCAGCATGGACGCGTCCTCGACGCGATACACGTTCAATGTGAGCGTTCTTACAGCTATGCGTACCATGCCCTCGGAATGATTGAAAAATTTGATTGCCTCTGTGTACAGGGGGAAGTCATTGGTGTGCTGGTaacaaaatgaatttattagaACTCCGTCAGTGCACTTAAAAATATCTACGTGTGAAACTTAAGCACAAGACGTATTCCTAAAACATAATCGatacaaaatgaataaaaacagGTAGCTATAACTAAAAGATAGACATAGAGAACCATTATGTGTACCTCGTTTACCTcgttataaaagaaatgaatGGTATGCGCATTTAATTTCAAACTCAACGTTTTCAGGAAACTGATGTAATACGCCATCACTTCCTCATCGCTGAAGTCGAATTTGTGCACTATTATACTGTTCACATGATTATTACTCAATAGATAATCTGAAGAAGAAGAGATTTCAATCCGTTAAACCGCCTCGAGAGACTTGCCCAACGCAGAAGAAACAACTTCCAGAAACTCACATAGAGACGTCTCGTTGCGTATGttctcaaataaaatattcaacgtCTGAAGCAACTGAACACACACGTAGCTCCCACATTTCTGCTTCataatacgtaaaaaaaaggaaagcatGTTTTTCTCCAGAAAAAAGCTGCAAACACACGTAGCGCCTTGTTAGAAAGGTTTCCCGTGCATCGATGTTTCGATTCTACCGTCCCTCGCCAGGGATCCAAGAACGATTCCATTGTCTCTACTTACTCAAATACACTACTGTCATTTTGATCGCCCCATATGAGAATCTCGGCTATCGAACGTAGAGTTTCGACCAGCAAACCTCTGTTGTTATCAGACACAGTCTGATTCTTTGACAAGACGTTGTACAGGTACCTGGGCACAACAACAGACAGACACATAATACGCATGCCCTCAGCACCTCTcttcaataaacaaaatagCAGCAATCCATCGGTTATGGGATGCTTACTTGAGATGCTCCAGGGAATGAGGATTCTTGGGCTTCCAAAGCCCGCCACCGAACCAGCTCCGACTGCGAAACATCTTCAGCTATCTCGAGCGCGCGAGGGTGTGCCTGCATTCGCGTGCCATCCAAGCTTTCTCCTCCAAACTGACGTCGTTCTCACCATGAGACGACCGCAGGAACACGTCGTTTCATCATGCTCATGACTTGCCCCGTGCGATCCGTGAACGTGGTACGCGCAATTGTCGAATACACTTGCGTTACATCGCTCAGGTTAGGTCACCTCGAGCCTCCCGTGCAATCACGGCTCCGTTACGCACGCATTCCGCTCGCGTTCATTATTCTTGCACGTAGCCTTCAGCGTAGCAGCACGTTAATTCCTCCACTAAACTGTTCACGGTCGTCGTTGAATTTCACGCGGCGTAGAACCCACGACCTGACCCGACTTCCATTACGTGACTGACCACGACTGACTGCGAGTTACGACGAACAGACTAACGAATGtgaggttaggttagattagcGTGTCAGATTAGGAGCAGCTCGGAGCTACTTTGTGTCTTATCGGCGATGTCTTTAGTTCCAAGAATCTCTCGGAAACTGTACACGTTCCTTCGTGATCATCTTGTTTGAcgcttttatatttgtttactCATAATTACGTTGAATTTATGACTGCGGACAAAAATCACGTAGACTCCTGCCGCGGTACGTCGCACACTGAGCAGCAAATGCGAGCGAGTGACGTAAACTGTTTTCTGTTTATAAACAACTTCACGAGATTCGATTCGCACGATTAACGAGATGACTACTGAGATGAGGGTGCTGGAGCTGTACAGCGGTATTGGAGGGATGCATTATGCGCTTCAtggtaaatttaaatatcgagAATCAATTATAATGCAAACGTAGTATGACCTACTGAATTCAATAACTCTCACACGTGTGCGTCGTTTTAGAGAGCGGAGTCGCAGCGAAAATCGTCGCGGCGGTCGACATAAATCCCGTTGCGAACGATGTTTACCGTCACAACTTTCCCGAGACCGTTCTCATGAACAGGAATATCCAGTCCATCAGTGCGCAAGAATTGAACAAATTGAACATAGATGTTATACTCATGAGTCCCCCGTGTCAGCCCTTTACCAGATTGGGATTAAAGAAGGACGCTCTCGACAACAGAGCTTGCTCCTTGTTGCATGTTTTAAGTCTGATACCAGATCTAAGAGATCTAAAGTACATTTTGCTGGAGAACGTTAAGGGTTTCGAGGTATCCCAGATGAGGGACAAGTTGATAAACTGCCTGGAAAGTTGCGGATATAGTTACAGAGAATTAATATTGACCCCGTGCCAGTTTGGTATACCAAACAGTAGGCACAGGTATTACTTGCTAGCAAAGAGGAACGGTTTGAGATTCTGCCTGGAGCAGGGTCTGCTGGAAAACAGTTCGCTGCCCGAATCATTCAAGTCACTGCCAAAGAGTAAGCACTCAACACTTGCAGAGAAACATGGCAAGATTAATCCCAAATCTGGCATGGTATGCTACACGTTGAAGAATATCTTGGAAAATCCTGAGGAATCCAAGTACCTGCTACCCTCAAAATTGTTACAAAAACGAGCTTGGATACTGGACATACGGACACCCGACAGCAACGGTTCTTGTTGTTTCACCAAAGGATACGGTCACTACGCAGAGGGCACGGGGTCCGTGTACTGTCCGTTCTCCGAGGAAACAATCGCCCTAAAGTACAATGAAGCTAGTAATCGCGAGAACAATTCCATTGAGCAGGTGCAGATTTTATCAGATTTGAGACTGAGGTTTTTCTCTCCCAGAGAAGTGTGCAGATTGATGTGCTTCCCAGAAGACTTCGATTTCCCAAAACATATCACAGACAAGCAAAAGTACAGGTTGCTAGGTAATTCAATCAACGTTCACGTAGTTAGCAGATTAATACTTATATTATgtactgaaaataaaaatatttcagaaatacaataaaattctaatacgatatatttgtaaatataataatataatgatatctCTACTCCCAATCCTACAttgctttataatatataagagtATTCTCTTAGGAGAATGTTTTATGTAACGACCTCATCGATGACAACAAAATCTTGTACGAGACCTGTCATGTAGATCtaaattatctttaaattaaaagctGTGTATATGTACAGGTACATGTGTTGTATAGCCTTTCCTACTACAAACgctagaaaattaaaaagcatTGGACAACACTAAAACATTCATCAAATCACTCCATATACCAAAGGCATACCGAGTATAGCGTACATTGCGACTGAACAATGTACTTGAACATCTTATATGGACTCCAAGTCCGGTGGAATAATAATCTTCTTTTCCTGAGCGAATTTTTTGAGCGCTTGATACTTTGAATGCCACGTCTCTACCTCCTCCCTCATACGATTGTTGTCCTCCTGCATCGCCTCCATGTCGCGATACTCCTGTGTCTTCTCGGATTCCAGCTCATCTTTCTGTTCGATGCGCTTTATGCGGCAGCTAGCTGCGTACCCCCTGTTCTTCAGTGTGCGCCTTCGTTGTTTCATGCGCACAATCTCTTCCCTGGACAATCCGCGTAGCTTCAACTGCCTGTTCAGATCCCGCACAGATATCGTCACGAGCTCGTCATCGGTGATGTCAAGGCACGGTCCGGGTGACAAAGGATCCTGCGTCAGAGAAAGAAATTGAGATCAGTTAAATGGGAAACTAACCTCACGTGGGTGCTACCATGTGAAATTGCACGCTCCACTTGTATAGGATAATGATCTAATGCAAGTATGGAAGATTACGTTCGCTCTGTCTCAGCTCGACGACACGCTCGATGCCAAATGTTGACGTTTGCGGATCGTAGCAGAAGACATGTTGCACACGCGATGTCGCATACGTACCATTTTTATAGATCTTTTTCCATCCATTGTCCGAACCGCGAACTCCCGCAGTTTTTCACGCCCGTGAACGATACAGCCTCGAAAACGCCCGTATTCCTCTGTCTTTTGCGCTT
The Ooceraea biroi isolate clonal line C1 chromosome 4, Obir_v5.4, whole genome shotgun sequence genome window above contains:
- the LOC105282915 gene encoding protein CLEC16A homolog isoform X1 translates to MFRSRSWFGGGLWKPKNPHSLEHLKYLYNVLSKNQTVSDNNRGLLVETLRSIAEILIWGDQNDSSVFDFFLEKNMLSFFLRIMKQKCGSYVCVQLLQTLNILFENIRNETSLYYLLSNNHVNSIIVHKFDFSDEEVMAYYISFLKTLSLKLNAHTIHFFYNEVNEHTNDFPLYTEAIKFFNHSEGMVRIAVRTLTLNVYRVEDASMLAFIRDRTAAPYFSNLVWFIGDHIIELDTCIRNDADVLPSSHQSQNRLSDLVAEHLDHLHYLNDILCLNIPDLNKVLSEHLLHKLLVPLYVYSMTKQKNILCQTQDEKKHVSVVIALFLLSQVFLIVSHGPLVHTLAAVMLMSDLDTIQTGTNRVLKKFGNVTPSKSITFSPLKEKSLDTPSETLSTSEELCNEEGDVENSEREATDTDNAIDELQESNHPSTSFDAASMVNTPVLMNTSLDTSVPSEDDLEEIKQLNVTDEEKEQRLALESPSLPHQCQNDIFESLAKKPFLETIVNSLLCVENDYAALFALCLLYALVNNQGISRKTLDVILSPFHNASTKNSYNELLMDRLIHIITLSCQTNAKVRLVTLELTIKLLTQLTMSEGQCLLRESHLAAIEAAKEQSTSLLKNFYKSEDIFLDMFEDEYSEIQKRPLNVEWLMMDSNILLPPTGTPMTGIEFSKRLPCGEVERARRAIRVFFLIRELSLTLNMEVETQLPLTNPANCVQVNNVLDLNNSDLIACTVVWKDGQKIRRFLVIDVVQLILVEPDTSKLGWGVAKLVGFLQDIDVAGDKDDSRCLHLTIYKPLSSSTGNRIPLLSAKFIFDDHIRCMAAKQRLTKGRIKARQKKMNQIARLLDIPTSMPHCSTPPNYALRSLRHERIGRGQRPQKDQARPMFTVNKVPGFAAQMRRENARPTASSSAKRDEANSSEVHENGLRSRDSSPKMPRPRSEEIPLEDMRIRKTSLTSNGLNIAHMCAERRDSQGATCSGNGESSSVIRKHSEETSFTSPQGQEAKPRRKGQVETV
- the LOC105282915 gene encoding protein CLEC16A homolog isoform X2 is translated as MFRSRSWFGGGLWKPKNPHSLEHLKYLYNVLSKNQTVSDNNRGLLVETLRSIAEILIWGDQNDSSVFDFFLEKNMLSFFLRIMKQKCGSYVCVQLLQTLNILFENIRNETSLYYLLSNNHVNSIIVHKFDFSDEEVMAYYISFLKTLSLKLNAHTIHFFYNEHTNDFPLYTEAIKFFNHSEGMVRIAVRTLTLNVYRVEDASMLAFIRDRTAAPYFSNLVWFIGDHIIELDTCIRNDADVLPSSHQSQNRLSDLVAEHLDHLHYLNDILCLNIPDLNKVLSEHLLHKLLVPLYVYSMTKQKNILCQTQDEKKHVSVVIALFLLSQVFLIVSHGPLVHTLAAVMLMSDLDTIQTGTNRVLKKFGNVTPSKSITFSPLKEKSLDTPSETLSTSEELCNEEGDVENSEREATDTDNAIDELQESNHPSTSFDAASMVNTPVLMNTSLDTSVPSEDDLEEIKQLNVTDEEKEQRLALESPSLPHQCQNDIFESLAKKPFLETIVNSLLCVENDYAALFALCLLYALVNNQGISRKTLDVILSPFHNASTKNSYNELLMDRLIHIITLSCQTNAKVRLVTLELTIKLLTQLTMSEGQCLLRESHLAAIEAAKEQSTSLLKNFYKSEDIFLDMFEDEYSEIQKRPLNVEWLMMDSNILLPPTGTPMTGIEFSKRLPCGEVERARRAIRVFFLIRELSLTLNMEVETQLPLTNPANCVQVNNVLDLNNSDLIACTVVWKDGQKIRRFLVIDVVQLILVEPDTSKLGWGVAKLVGFLQDIDVAGDKDDSRCLHLTIYKPLSSSTGNRIPLLSAKFIFDDHIRCMAAKQRLTKGRIKARQKKMNQIARLLDIPTSMPHCSTPPNYALRSLRHERIGRGQRPQKDQARPMFTVNKVPGFAAQMRRENARPTASSSAKRDEANSSEVHENGLRSRDSSPKMPRPRSEEIPLEDMRIRKTSLTSNGLNIAHMCAERRDSQGATCSGNGESSSVIRKHSEETSFTSPQGQEAKPRRKGQVETV
- the LOC105282947 gene encoding transcription factor MafG; translation: MDGKRSIKMDPLSPGPCLDITDDELVTISVRDLNRQLKLRGLSREEIVRMKQRRRTLKNRGYAASCRIKRIEQKDELESEKTQEYRDMEAMQEDNNRMREEVETWHSKYQALKKFAQEKKIIIPPDLESI
- the LOC105282915 gene encoding protein CLEC16A homolog isoform X4, coding for MFRSRSWFGGGLWKPKNPHSLEHLKYLYNVLSKNQTVSDNNRGLLVETLRSIAEILIWGDQNDSSVFDFFLEKNMLSFFLRIMKQKCGSYVCVQLLQTLNILFENIRNETSLYYLLSNNHVNSIIVHKFDFSDEEVMAYYISFLKTLSLKLNAHTIHFFYNEHTNDFPLYTEAIKFFNHSEGMVRIAVRTLTLNVYRVEDASMLAFIRDRTAAPYFSNLVWFIGDHIIELDTCIRNDADHQSQNRLSDLVAEHLDHLHYLNDILCLNIPDLNKVLSEHLLHKLLVPLYVYSMTKQKNILCQTQDEKKHVSVVIALFLLSQVFLIVSHGPLVHTLAAVMLMSDLDTIQTGTNRVLKKFGNVTPSKSITFSPLKEKSLDTPSETLSTSEELCNEEGDVENSEREATDTDNAIDELQESNHPSTSFDAASMVNTPVLMNTSLDTSVPSEDDLEEIKQLNVTDEEKEQRLALESPSLPHQCQNDIFESLAKKPFLETIVNSLLCVENDYAALFALCLLYALVNNQGISRKTLDVILSPFHNASTKNSYNELLMDRLIHIITLSCQTNAKVRLVTLELTIKLLTQLTMSEGQCLLRESHLAAIEAAKEQSTSLLKNFYKSEDIFLDMFEDEYSEIQKRPLNVEWLMMDSNILLPPTGTPMTGIEFSKRLPCGEVERARRAIRVFFLIRELSLTLNMEVETQLPLTNPANCVQVNNVLDLNNSDLIACTVVWKDGQKIRRFLVIDVVQLILVEPDTSKLGWGVAKLVGFLQDIDVAGDKDDSRCLHLTIYKPLSSSTGNRIPLLSAKFIFDDHIRCMAAKQRLTKGRIKARQKKMNQIARLLDIPTSMPHCSTPPNYALRSLRHERIGRGQRPQKDQARPMFTVNKVPGFAAQMRRENARPTASSSAKRDEANSSEVHENGLRSRDSSPKMPRPRSEEIPLEDMRIRKTSLTSNGLNIAHMCAERRDSQGATCSGNGESSSVIRKHSEETSFTSPQGQEAKPRRKGQVETV
- the LOC105282915 gene encoding protein CLEC16A homolog isoform X3; its protein translation is MFRSRSWFGGGLWKPKNPHSLEHLKYLYNVLSKNQTVSDNNRGLLVETLRSIAEILIWGDQNDSSVFDFFLEKNMLSFFLRIMKQKCGSYVCVQLLQTLNILFENIRNETSLYYLLSNNHVNSIIVHKFDFSDEEVMAYYISFLKTLSLKLNAHTIHFFYNEVNEHTNDFPLYTEAIKFFNHSEGMVRIAVRTLTLNVYRVEDASMLAFIRDRTAAPYFSNLVWFIGDHIIELDTCIRNDADHQSQNRLSDLVAEHLDHLHYLNDILCLNIPDLNKVLSEHLLHKLLVPLYVYSMTKQKNILCQTQDEKKHVSVVIALFLLSQVFLIVSHGPLVHTLAAVMLMSDLDTIQTGTNRVLKKFGNVTPSKSITFSPLKEKSLDTPSETLSTSEELCNEEGDVENSEREATDTDNAIDELQESNHPSTSFDAASMVNTPVLMNTSLDTSVPSEDDLEEIKQLNVTDEEKEQRLALESPSLPHQCQNDIFESLAKKPFLETIVNSLLCVENDYAALFALCLLYALVNNQGISRKTLDVILSPFHNASTKNSYNELLMDRLIHIITLSCQTNAKVRLVTLELTIKLLTQLTMSEGQCLLRESHLAAIEAAKEQSTSLLKNFYKSEDIFLDMFEDEYSEIQKRPLNVEWLMMDSNILLPPTGTPMTGIEFSKRLPCGEVERARRAIRVFFLIRELSLTLNMEVETQLPLTNPANCVQVNNVLDLNNSDLIACTVVWKDGQKIRRFLVIDVVQLILVEPDTSKLGWGVAKLVGFLQDIDVAGDKDDSRCLHLTIYKPLSSSTGNRIPLLSAKFIFDDHIRCMAAKQRLTKGRIKARQKKMNQIARLLDIPTSMPHCSTPPNYALRSLRHERIGRGQRPQKDQARPMFTVNKVPGFAAQMRRENARPTASSSAKRDEANSSEVHENGLRSRDSSPKMPRPRSEEIPLEDMRIRKTSLTSNGLNIAHMCAERRDSQGATCSGNGESSSVIRKHSEETSFTSPQGQEAKPRRKGQVETV
- the LOC105282939 gene encoding tRNA (cytosine(38)-C(5))-methyltransferase, translating into MTTEMRVLELYSGIGGMHYALHESGVAAKIVAAVDINPVANDVYRHNFPETVLMNRNIQSISAQELNKLNIDVILMSPPCQPFTRLGLKKDALDNRACSLLHVLSLIPDLRDLKYILLENVKGFEVSQMRDKLINCLESCGYSYRELILTPCQFGIPNSRHRYYLLAKRNGLRFCLEQGLLENSSLPESFKSLPKSKHSTLAEKHGKINPKSGMVCYTLKNILENPEESKYLLPSKLLQKRAWILDIRTPDSNGSCCFTKGYGHYAEGTGSVYCPFSEETIALKYNEASNRENNSIEQVQILSDLRLRFFSPREVCRLMCFPEDFDFPKHITDKQKYRLLGNSINVHVVSRLILILCTENKNISEIQ